From Antechinus flavipes isolate AdamAnt ecotype Samford, QLD, Australia chromosome 1, AdamAnt_v2, whole genome shotgun sequence:
TCCAGGATTAGTCACTGGCTACACCGCTGTTCAGATTCTTACTTGATCTACATCGGCTCACAGAAATCTTCACTTCCTTCAGTGTTTCTcgaaatttgtctttttcttatgGCATATTAATAGAACATTCATGTGCTCCAtacaatttgtttaaaaatttcccCAATGCCGGTTAGCTTTGCATCCAGTTCTTGGCACAAAGCACGTTTTGTACATCAGGTATGagaagtttttttctctttgttctttttcctttacacATACTGTGAGGGATGAACAtgttgacaatttaaaaaaataataattccaaattgctttctagaaatgGTGGTTCAAACTCTCTTGTTTTAAGGGAAATAAAGCCTAGGGAGATGctcaagatcacctgcctcagcAGCAACGGGGCTTGGATCAGGCCTTCTCTGATGGCCTTTCAGATACCCAGATCGAAAGAACCAAACGGGGGCTGCGGTGGTCAAGGAAGCTTCCCCGATTGTCGAGATTGAGGACACCAGTTTATAAGGACTCCGACCTGGCTTTCTGGGTGTGGGTGACTGATCCTAACGCCTCTCTGACCGGGCGTAAATCTCACTTGGCCAGGCTGTCGGTGGACAACCCAGAGTCACCAGGAGGCCACCCTGCACCTGAAGGAAATGCCCTATATGGCCACCCTGACAAATGGTTCTCCAATGCTGCCTTCTAGGGAGGGGAAACCGACTCCTCTCTGGGGCGACTCTTGCTCGGAGGAAGGGCTTCCTGCCCTCATCTTCCAGCTCTTTCTCCTCATTGGTCTGCCCTTGGCAGACAAGCAGAACGCACCcaatccttcttccacatgactGCATTTGGGTCCTTGGAAAGAGCTCTCAggtcttccccttctcttctccaaattaaaCGCCCCCATTACTGCAAGCAATCCTTACCTAGCAAGAGTGGGAGGCCTTTCGCCATGCTGGCTGCCTCCTCGGGATGGCTCCGGACGGTTCCCAGAATTGTTCATGAGAatgtggtctgaccagggcaCAGGAGAACAGGGATAGTGATTAGCGAACGGGTCCTTCAGCACCACACAAGCCGAGTCACTAGAGCTGTAACAACCCAAGGGAGCAGTCCCACTCTCAAAGAGGTTATGTTCTATCACTTCCCAGGTCCTCCCTGACTTTAAGCCAGGTTACGAAGCCAAAAATCCCATTACCATTTTCTGGCCCCCATAATCTGCCTCAAGGAGCTTGTGGTCCACTAAaaaccccagatctttttcagatggaTGGCTCTTTGGCCATATATCTCTTTCATCTTACACTAGGGACAAGTTGATGGTTTGAACCCAGAGGGAAGCCTGCACAATAATCCTCCCTGAATTGATGTTATTAGAAGTTGGCTTTAGGCGCTGGCCTGTGAAGATCTTCCCCAGTCTCTCCCTACACAAACTCCACTGTGTGTAGAGGCCAGATGGTCCCCTTAAAGTGCTGATTTCCAGCCACAATGGCTGCTCCAAAAGCTACAATGGATCCGGTTCATCTACAGCATTGAACTCAAGACTCCTCTGTGGGGCTTGCAGAGGTCGGAACCTTGTTCCGTTATGGCTCAAACCCCTCTCCTTGGGGGATGAAGGATGGTTAATGGAAGCGGGTGGCCAGACCAGGGGCCGGAGGCTGGGCAGAGGGTGATGGGCGCAGCATGGGCCCCGGGCTGGGAGCACAAGGGCTCGACACCGCCTCCCACCGTCTGCTTCCCTCAGGACAGATGACCGCGCACAGCCGGCCCTGCACAGAATTCTGCTCCAAGGTCGCTGCTCACCCCCCCTACAACTCATGCTGTCCCGGGGGGCCAGGCCAGTAAGCCGGAGGATCTCGTGGGGGGGGAGCACACGGGTGGGCGGGGGAGCACACGCGGGAAACCCCCACACGGACCTACCTCTGGGCGTTTCTGGCAGCGTTCCAGACCAAGACGATCCTAGGTGGCCAGGTCAGGTAGCAGAATCTCGGTGCTCGTGTCTGCGGGGAAGAAGGGATGACCCCCAAGAGCACGGAGGCCCATTAGTACGGTCCTTCccaaggggaaactgaggcagggaggggAGCGGCTCGGCTAGGGGCCTAGGCAAGGCTAGACTGAAAGGGGGAGGACTGGAACCCCCCCAGCCCCGGCCCCCCTCTTCTCTCGAAGGGCCCGCCCCCCATGGCTTTGTCCCTGCTGCATTCTCTCCCTCTAGCCCGAGGTAACCCGAAACTTTTTGACCCCCAGCTCCCTCCCCAATCCTCTGCCAGTGATCCCTGGGCGGGCATCTGCATTCATTCGCCTGGTGTCCCTGATGCCTCCTGTTTTCCCATTTTCTTGGGGGACCCCCAATAAGGGGGCGGGGTGGGGCAGAGTTTCCTTCTTCGGACATTGACACACAGTGGGAGCATAATAAATGGGGGCTGCACCCCAACTTTAAATATGGGCCTTTTCTCCCTGCACCAACTGCCTCTCGATGCATAGACgggaaaactgaggcctgagGAGATGCAAGATTCCAGGGATGGGTTTCTTTAGCCTGGGCACCTGGATTCCAAGAGAAAGGTTCCGCCTTCGCGAGGCGGCTTTCAGTTCCTTTCTGGGAATTACGGTAAGAGCTTGAGGCGAAAGGGTTGATGGGATTAAAAGTGCCTGTGGGAGGGGCGGCGGCCGCGGAGAAAGGGCCGAAGGGACCTacgggaagggaagggaggggagggcaaGGTTGGGGGAGGGCAGAAAGGGAGGGGTGAGGGGGTAGGACAGAGCAGGGGGCGGGGCGAAGGGGCCGACGAGTAGGGCGtagagggtggggtggggaggggagagtacGACAGAGCAGGGGGCGGGGCGAAGGGACCGATGGAAAGGGCGGAGAGGGAGGGGTGGACAAAGCAGGGGGCGGGGCGAAGGAGCCGATGGCTCGGGAGGAGGGCGGGGCAGGAGCTCTGGTTCCGGCCTCGCCAACCAAGCCTCAGACTCACCCAGTTCTCAGCGTCCTCGATCCCGCCGtcgctgctgccgccgccgccgccgccgtctTTGTGATGAAGCTTCCGCTTGCCGCCCGCTCACCGCGCCGCCTCTGCTGCCGCCGCTTCACACACTGCTCCCGCACCTCCCTCCATCCTGCCCTCCCGTCCCTGCTCGTTTCCTAGGCAACGAGCCGCGTCCGCCCTACGGCGTCCGCACGGGGACAATCCAGCCTCGCACGCATGCGCCCCCACCCCGTGAGAATCGGGGCCCGTTTCCCGGGCAACGGACGCTTCGGGGACGGAGGAGCTTAGCTTTCTGGACTTCAGTCTTCTAACCCCGGGCGCCCCGCGCGTCTCCAAGGCCACGCGAGAGACCGAAGGATCTCCGGTCAGCTTGGGCTCCATTCAACTGCCCTCCTAGCCCGCTGCAGCCTCTGGGGAAGAGTCCCCTGCTTAGCCTGGCCATAGCCACGCCCTCGCCCGCTGAGTCCCCCTGCTTCTGAACCAGCCCATGGAGCTGCGTCGGCCCGAGTCAACCGGGGAGCCCGTGGTGGTGTTCCTGCAGCCCAAAACCTCCCAGACTCCCGTGCTCTTCAGGTGCTGACCGGCCCACTTCCAATCCGCACCCCAAGGACCCCCGACCTTCGACTCCGCACCCTTGGGACTCAACAACTCCTAGCCCGAGGACTCGAGTACCCCACTTTCAATTGACCGCCCCCccatacctttgatccagtacCTCCAGGCACTACATACAGCCTCCTCCTCCCTCACCCGGCTCATAGACCCTCAGGCCCAGGAGCCGGCACAAATGGAGGGCTTCTAACCTAGCCATGCTGAACTTAGGTCCTGCCCTGCTTTGTAAGCCCTGGACTCAGGCAGGACCCTagtctctcccacccccacccccactcccacccccttccttaaTGATTCCTTTCATATTTCTCAGGCAGTTTGGTCAGAGCTCATCTGATCCCCTCCATTATTCCCTTGCCCTTTCACCCCCACTTCCACTCTAACAAAGGCCTTACCCTTTGCAATCTTCACTGTCCCCAACCCATTTCAACTCTGATCTCTGATTTTTCCTTAAAGCCTTCTGAATCTGCCTTCCATTTAGAACTGCTTCCCTCGGCCCTTCTCCTAGGCTTCCCCCAAAGAACACCCACCCAAGGCTCTCTCAAAATCCTAgcattccctccccccaaaacacCCTCTACCTCCACCTCCCACAGCCTGATTCTTAGGCCCCTGGGACTCCCACCTCCAAAGAGAATTATGGGTTCAGCTCCCTTTGTCAGGTTCTGAGGCCTTTGCCAGGGGCATCCTTGACCTGTATTGCCCTTTCCTCTCTAGCTTGATGAATGCCAGTGAGGTGGCTGTGAAAAAATTTTTACCCAAGAGTCACTTATCCAGAGTGATTATTCGAGACAACCTCAGTGCCCAGCGAGTCTATGAACTGGAGGTAATGTAGTGAGGAGGCTTGCCATAGGGGACAGTGGGCCACAGTTTCCCCTTCCTggcccctctccccttcttcttgCCAGCCCCTTGGAGGGGCTGTTGGGGTGGATGGGCAGTGGGAGTTAGGGGATTGGGTCCAGAATCCCGGCTCAGGCCTAGCCTTATTTGTGCGTCACCTCTCCAAAATGGGAGCTTCTGTAATGATTGCCAAGGAGGTATTTAAAAGTCGGGGAGTCAGTGGTCCAACCCAGCCAAAAGCTGGGAAAGAGCAAGGGGAGGTCAAGGGCCCATGTGTGCTATCCCTTTCtagttccttctttctctctgtgtgtctctcttttaaaaaataaatttaaaaaaagagtgggCAAAATAGTAGGAAGTGATTGCCTGGCTCAGCCCTTCTTTGACGTTTGGGTAGGCAGGAAAATTCGATCGATTTTCCCTCTCTGTACAAAGGACACAAGTGGCTCCTACCTGCtgctggggagggaaggggaagaggcaTCCAGGTGGTCCTGAGCCCACTCCCTCAAACTCTCTGCAAGTAACCAGTTTGTCCCCAAAGTGCCACCATACTGAATATGAAATTTTCTGTCCTGATCCTGCTCACTATAGGGCACACGCTCCGCTCTGTCCTAGGGTTTCCAGCTTCCTGTTCCAGGGATgctgctctctccaaagtgacCAGTAATCTCTTTTTGCCCAGTCCAGTGGCATTTTCTCAGGCCaatttctccttgacctctcaCTTCCTTGCAGCCTTTGATGCGGCTGATTGCTCTCTCCTCTCtagcttttctctctccatctgaCCACTCCTCACTCAATCTTTGCTGCACTGTGGGCCTCCCTGAGGGCTCTGCCGCTTTTCACTTGCTGACTTCAGATCCCATAGTTTGAATGATCATCTCTCAGCTGATGCCTCGGACCTCCTTATCTAAgtctcctcctccacctccaggCTCTCTGCCTTTTAGACTGGCCATCTTGATCATCGTGATGTGTCCAAAGTGGAagtcctcctctctcctccaaaCCCTCTCTTCCTAATTTCCATAACACTATGAAGGCATGATACTAGTTGCCCATGTTCCCAACCCGGGTGTCCTCCTTGATTCCGTGTTCTTCCCCCCCACCATAGTCCAATCTAAAAACAGATCCCACTTAAACAATGTGTTTCTCCTCTCTGACATGACCATCCCCTGATATAGGCCCTCGCTGCCCACACCTGAGCCAGGGGTCGGCCTCTTGTGGGTCTGCCTGCTTCGAGGATCCCCTCTCCAGGGCACCCCCTCCTTAGCCGCTAAGTCACTCTGCCCTGCCCGTGTCAGCAAACTCTGCACGTGGCTCCCTGTCACCTCGAGGAGCGGATACCAAGCCCTCTTCCTGGCTCCCAGAGGCCCTGCATAACATCTGCACTCGGGGCATCTTCACTAGCTGACCCCCTCCTCTTCTCAACGCCAAAGTAACAGCTCCCACTCCCACTCGATCTCAGGACATTCTGTTAATTAGCCCACCCTTATCTCTTATGTACACCCCCTGTTGGACTCTGACTTCCCAGAGGGGGCGGCTGGAACATAACGGGGACTTCATCCACGGGGACTGACTGTCTTTTCCCAGATCATCTATACTTAGAAATTTTTTTGGttctcagttttcagtttcagATGTGTCCCTCCCCCTTCACTCCCCACTGAGCTATCCTTTGTACCAAAAAACAAAACGGGGAAAAGGGAAGTTCGGCCAGATACATCAACATAGCGGATACACATCCCTAGGTCCCCCTTAGGTCATTCCTGTGGCCACTTTTCCATGCACCAGTGCCCACAAGTTGAGGATCTCCTATAGCAGGAGACCTGGGAATGTTCTAGGAGAATAAGAAATGGCAGAGAAGACCTGGGAAGGGCCTGGCCAAAGAAGTCCCCTGAGCAAGGAAGAGGGTTCCAGGCATGAGGGAGGAGTTGACGCGAGTGTCTGGGAATAAGAACTCAACTGGCCTGAAATTGGGGAGCACATGGCAGGGTAGCAGAAAGTActttagagtcaggaatactGGACTCAGGCCCTAAGCCTGCCACTTAGTTGGGGGACCCTGGAAAAAGCacaacttctctgtgcctcagtttcctcctctatcagATAGaggttggaccagatggcctctaGTATCCATCTCAACTCCTTCTGGGACTTTAGAAGtgggagtaatatgaaataaggccAGAAAAGTAGCCAGATTACAGAGGGCCTTGAAGGCCAGACTAAGGAGTTTGTATTTCACCTTGGGGCCACTGAAGGTATTTGAACAGAGGAATGGTGCGTTCAGATCTGTGCTTGGGGAAGGTTATTTTGGCAGTGATTTGGAGGTGATAAGGACCTGATTAGAGAGAAGGCAATGAGTTCAAGAAATGCTCTGGAGATAGAAGTCACAAGACGTAGCACTGGACCGGAAGCGGGGGTGTCTCAGGCTTCTGGGAGGCAGGAGGGGAAATGGCTGGCTGGGGCTAGAAGGTGGGGATGAGTCTGGTTGTGGACGTCCTGGCGGGAAGACTCGGGCAAACTAGAAGACGATTCAGGAAAGCAATGGTGGCAGAGAGAGGCCTGAGAGTCACTTCTTTAGAGGTGATGACTGAACCCCGCCATTAACCCCTGGAGTCCCCAAGGAAGAGAGGATGTTTCTAGCCATTCAGCTGGCTGAGGTTCTAGCCAGATCCCAGGGGAAAGGTGCCTGCTTCTCCTCCCAAGAGCTGGCTTTGTCACAGGCCTCTGTCACGGCTGTAGAACTTGGCGGTGTCTGAGGCAGGCTGGGAATCCCAGTCTTTGTGTCTCCGTCCACCATGCCCTGCTTCTGTCTGCTAGACTTAGACGTGTTTTTTGTTCTCAGTTTTTAGTTTCAGATGTGTTCAGATATGGCACAGGTGCATATGTTGTATCAGAACAAGCCCCGAGCTTGAGAgggtgttttgtttttcctgagtcAGTTGGGGttaattttcccagggtcacacagctaggaagtgtcaagctTCTGAGGCTGAATCCGAACTCGGCTCTTCTGACTCCGGGGCCAGTGCCCTATCTGCCGCACTCCCAGCTGCCCTGAGCCCTGAATTTGAAAGACATGACTGTTGCCAATCTAACCCGCCTCTTGGGACCTTTGATTTCTGCCATCGTAAACCCTTCGCAGTGGGTCATCTTCTCTCAGTCCAGTGAGCGCCTCAGTTTACCAGAGGGTGCGATCTCTTGCCCGGACAGCAGAGGTGAAGTTCATTTTGGCACAGGGGATGATCTGGAGGCAGGAGTAGGAGTGCCAGCTCTGGCTACCCGGAGGCCCCCTGTCCTTGGCTTGGCAGTGCAGCTCACCTGGAGGCCGAGTTCTGGGAGAGGCACAGGCCGCTGCAGGCCAGGGGCTCCATCAAGCTCAGGGTTTCCAATCCTGCTTGGCCTTTGCGCCTCACAGCTTTTCTGTGGACCTTTCCATATTCTCTCTTTGCTGTGACAGGAAGATCACTTTAGATTTCGCCAGGCACatgagaaacaaaatagatgttcCCCCAACGTGGCCATGTCAGACACGCCTGTCATGCCCTGATGGGAATCCCTGCTCTAGGCAAAGAAAGTTGATGGACTGTTGTAGTAGAAGACCCTCCCTCCCCATTAGTGGGGATATTTGAGTTGTCATGGGTGCTTCAGGTAGGTCTGGGGCCTAGAAAGGGCTATTTGTGAGGGTGAGGGAGATGCCCAGTTGAGGGCGcatgggggagggagtgaaggggctcccttttcttcccctgaCCTCCCCACTGTTTTCTCTAAGACGAGAGCAGCTGACAAAACCAAGAAGAAAATGGCCCACCTCTATGACCACCTGAAGAAGAAGTTCCTGACGGACCAGCTGAGGAAGCTGAACCGCTGGCGTCGGGAAGCACTGCCCATTCAGAGATACTTGGACAGCATCCACAAGCACCACAATGAGCTCCAGGTCCAGcctaagaagaaaaaggagattctGAAAAGCGCCAAGATCAAGAAAAGCATGCTCAATACCTCCTAACCAGCACAGAAGGGTCCtagtcttggggaggggatgaggaggaGCTGGGCTTCAGCCTCGCAGACCCTCCTGGAGAATGCTTAACTAAACTTTCCtttggttctctctctctgtggcATCATATCTGTGGGCTTCCAAATTTAGAGGGGGGGAGGAGGCAGGCATCGGGACAGGCTCTAGTTGGCCGCTCCCTTGCCCATGTGATTTGAGGTAACCTCAGGTggctcctttgtaaaatgaagctcTTCCATGCTAAATTCTGAAACCCCGAGTATAATTCTTTAGGTGAGGTGGGGGAGGCGGAGCGAGAAGACGTGGGACGGAGTAGAATCCTCCTCACCACATCTGCAACGATAAGCTCGTCTCCCTAGACTGCTTTACAAAGCCCCGTCCCCCTCACCTGGATGGTGAAGATGAACCACtttgtagatggggaaactgagattcagtggCCCGCCCACAGCCAGGATTGGCAAATTGTGAAAAGACCTGAACCGAGATagtctgattccaagttcagttctCACTCTAGAAGCCGACTGTCATCCTAAAATTCTAAGAGACTTGAGACATTATCTAGCCAGACCTTCTCATTaggtagatgaggaaaatgagatccagtGTAGGAggtgacttgttcaatttctaaTATCAAAATGATGTCCGGGCTGGGATTAGAACTCGGGCCCCTGCCCaagaagcagaattcaaatgCACTCGATTGTAGAAATGCATGCAGAACTCCCTACTTTATAGAAGCCACAGAATCCAATCCTCTCACTTTACAGGTTAGGGAACTGAGGCCCCAGGGAATTGCAATTTGCTCAGGACAGCCCAGGAAGTGTCTGTAGCAGGATTCAAACAGGTCAGTGTTCTACTCACTGTTCCAAGGATAAATTCCCATAAAGAATTGGGTGAGGGAGTCCATGGCTTCAAGGAACTTAGAATGAGGGAGATCACATCCAAATAATCAGGTACGGTGGATTTCAGGTCCACTCGAAACAACTCTCCTGAGTTTGTCTTGCGACACTTGCTTTTTGGACACCCAAAAGGTGTTCAACCACAATCCACCTTTCCTGTTATTGTCTGAACTGCCATCTTCCCAGTTACTCAGACTCTCCACTTCAGTGTTGGCCTGACTCTCCAGCACTCACTCTCTAATAGCAAATGTGTTTCTATTTTCACGCCATCTCTTCAAACCTATCCTCTGACGTTGCCATTACAGGTTCTAGCTCTCATTTCCTCAGCCCTGAACTTTCCCTAAAGCAACCCAGTTGCACTTTATGTCTTAAATCTCTCCCAAATTAAAACCTTCTCTCAGCTGCCAATGGGATTTCCCAATAGCTGTCTAAACAacccccccgcccccagcccaAAGTTATGGAAATGAAAGCCAGTCTGTGGGTAATGGTACGATACTGAGTCACAGAAACTCAAGTGGCCAGATGAAATTGGCAAATGGTCAAAGcaatatttctaaaacaatttTCATAATCAATGATCAGAATCTTTGAACCCTTGATTATGATCCCTATTGGGATATATGAGGTTGAAAAGGGGCTAAACCAATCCAAGCACAAAAGAGATTGCAGGCACTATCTCTCAGCATCTCTTGCATCATTTACTAATTATTTAGTAATTTATGTGTCAACCCCCAATGAAAATATGAGCTGTTTAAGGATAGGAACCATGCCATGCTGTTTGTCTCTGCATTTCCAGTGTAACACATTGCTTGgcaaacagtaggtgcttaatacatgcttgttaaCCGATGGCAATGagaatattttattacatatgtCAGAAAGGAGGAATTATCAAAAATCATAGATGATACTTCtccaaaagagacaaaagaatagTACTTACTTACTAAACTACATGTGGctactttctcagtttttctaaaACAGAATGATCTATTGCATCAAGCATTAAGTACTATAAGCACTGTGACAGTCACTAGgcttaaaacaaaatacaaaagccATACCTCCATCTCTAGTTTTCCTGctgtctcagctaaaatcctttTCAtaggaagtcttttctgatccctCATTCATGCTAGCACTTTGATTATCTCCcattttgaaaatttatattttcattgccCACAGTTTGTTTCTCTCCCTGaagaacagggattgtctttttccTTAGTATCCCTAATACTTGATATGTGGTAAGTGCTTAATGGATAGTGCTTGCCTCCcttattaaattacatttttttgtgGATTCTTTTCATCCATGGAAAGGATAAGGTGGTGgcagaaaaaaatctcagttcTAGACTTTCTCCTGTTTGCTGATTGTGTCATTTCCCTTCCCAAGCCTCAGATACCTTATCTGCAATCATCCCAAAAGTTATTTCTGGAGTGTACAGTATGTACACATAAGTATATACCGAACAGATACAAATATCCAGCGGCTGGAGAAAGGGGACACTAGCAGTGGatggggtggaggcagggagagagCAGCAAAAGCTGCTCGAGGACGGTAGAGCTGGAGCCGAGTTAAGGGAGAGCTGCATTCCAGATGGGGGCAGACTGATGAAAATAGCAGGTGAGGAGAGATGGGCTTTAGCAAAGGAGTCTTCCTAGGCACGTATGTGTCATCCCTTCTGACCCAAAGGCACTAAGAGAATGAGACCTCTGTGGTTACTGTGTGATGAGCACAAACAAAAGGTTTAGTAAAGCAAATGTGAAGATGCGAGGTCATTGGGGAATTTCTCATACAACTACAAAGCTCAGGACCTTCTGGTAGAGACTGGAGGAGATGATTACTCCTGAgattgagggggagggggaggctgcCTGGGAGACAGCACTGTGCCGACTGAACCAAACTCAGAGTATTCTGGGGCTTCCTCGATCCACAAAGGCCGGCACAACTTtgccaaaaccaaaccaaatgcCCAATGGGTCAGGCTGTGCCGTCCCTGGAACCCCGAGAGGTGAATGGGGAGGCCGGCCCTCTGCCCCCTATACTAGGGGCCTCCTCTTTCTGCGGCAAGGTCTGCGTATTGCCTTTCCGAGGCTCTGTCAGCCTTCTGTCCGCCATCTGTGCCCGCCGCCGTGCCAGGATGGGGCTTCAGGAACAGCACTGTTGCTCAGCAACGCTGGTGGGGAGGGCACTGGCAGGACTCCGGCCAACCCGGTCCAAGCCCCAGCTCCGGAACCTTATGGCAAACAATACCACCTCTAGGGCTCGGCTTTTTCAGAGACAAGAGGCCGCCAGGCTGCAGCCCATTTCTCAAGCTGCCCTAGGGGCCGCCACCAGGGTTGGCCAGACAAGGAGGGCCCGTCTGAGCGGCTCAAGCTGCGACTCTGCTCTGAGGTCAGAGGTGACTTTGCCCAGACCAGAGGCCCTTAGACCCGGCGTGCTCATTACGTGGGCGCTGCAGCCAGCACGCTCCTAGAGCCCGGAGCCCGGCAGGGGGCGCAGCGCGCGAGGACTCCTCACTTCCACCAATAAGAGCTCGCCCGAGTCAGGCCCGGCACAAGACCGGCTGCCCTGTTTCGGAGCTCTCCGAGCTCTCCCAGTAGGTGGCGCAGGGCACGCGCCAGCTAGGTCAAAATCTGCACGTGTCCCACGGCAGAGGCGGGGCGGGCGGACTCCCCACGTGCCCGCCGGCCTGGCTCACTCAGCCAATCAGAGCTCGAGGCAGCTCAGCGGGCGGGGCGCTCTCACGTGCTGCCTCACACCTGCGCTGCCCGGCGCGCTTTCTCTCAAGAGTCAGACTCGGAGCCGGGGGCGGGAGAAAGGaagggctgctgctgctgctcccctcctcctctcttcagTGCAGGGAGGGCTGGGAGGGGCGCTCACGCACGTGACGCCCCCCACCcacgcggcggcggcggcgccggCGCGCGCACTCTCTCCCGATCCCAGGCTCGAGTCCGGAGGCGGGAGGGGCGCCCACGTGACGACCCCGCCCCCCACGTGCCAGTCTCACCGCAGCCGCCGCCGGCCTCACACCTGCCGGGCCCTGGGGGGGACACCCTCCTCGCGGCCCGCTGCCGCTGTCGTTGTCGCCGCCGTCGCCGCCGCTGtcgcccccgcccccgccggGAGTCCTGCACCGGGCGGGAGCGGGGGCCACCCTCGTGACGGGCTCCCCAGGCTGGCGCTGGGCTCGCGGGGgtgggcggcggcggcggcggctccgCCCGGGGCTCGCGGGGGCGTCTATGGGGAAAGCGGCTGCGGCGGCGGGCGGGGACGGCCCGGGAGGCGGAGGGGGCGCCCGGGGGCTCGCGTCCCTCCTCAGTGCTGTACCCTGCCTGTCGTGTCACACCGAGGCGCCCGCCATGAGCGCGCTGCCCCCGCTAGCCTCGACGCTGCCGCCTCCGCCCGAGACCCCCGAGGAGGAGGCGGGGGCGGCGGCGCTGGCGGACAAGCACTCGGGCGCCGAGGACAGCCCCGGCAGCAGCCCGGACATCTTAAAGGGCTGGCTCTTCAAGTGGACCAACTACCTGAAGGGCTACCAACGCCGCTGGTTCGTGCTCAG
This genomic window contains:
- the C1H5orf52 gene encoding uncharacterized protein C5orf52 homolog, with amino-acid sequence MELRRPESTGEPVVVFLQPKTSQTPVLFSLMNASEVAVKKFLPKSHLSRVIIRDNLSAQRVYELETRAADKTKKKMAHLYDHLKKKFLTDQLRKLNRWRREALPIQRYLDSIHKHHNELQVQPKKKKEILKSAKIKKSMLNTS